The Vigna unguiculata cultivar IT97K-499-35 chromosome 6, ASM411807v1, whole genome shotgun sequence genome contains a region encoding:
- the LOC114187477 gene encoding EH domain-containing protein 2-like, with amino-acid sequence MKTGSGSKEYQEWFNLADSDGDGRISGSEATKFFALSNLSRSQLKQLWALADVKRQGFLGFPEFVTAMQLVSLAQAGQELNSDILKTQVDKENIKPPILEGLDALVAQKSLTITTPPEVNGIAQPQGFPTNRWFGSKSSKKLPLNSVTSIIDGLKRLYIERLKPLEVTYRYNDFVSPLLTNTDFDAKPMVMLLGQYSTGKTTFIKHLLRCDYPGAHVGPEPTTDRFVVVMSGPDERSIPGNTIAVDADMPFSGLTTFGGSFLSKFQCSQMPHPLLDEITLVDTPGVLSGEKQRTQRSYDFTGVVSWFAAKCDLILLLFDPHKLDISDEFKRVITSLRGNDDKIRVVLNKADQVDTQQLMRVYGALMWSLGKVLNTPEVSRVYIGSFNDKPIDEDFVSPLGRDLFEKEQSDLLADLLDIPKKSCDRRINEFVKRARSAKIHAHIISHLKKEMPAIMGKAKAQQRLIDNLEEEFAKVQREFHLPAGDFPSVEHFREVLIGYSIDKFEKLKPKMIQAVDDMLGYEIPELLKKFRNPYD; translated from the exons ATGAAGACCGGGTCGGGTTCCAAAGAGTATCAGGAGTGGTTCAATTTGGCTGATTCAG ACGGAGATGGACGAATCTCTGGAAGCGAGGCCACTAAGTTCTTTGCTCTCTCCAACTTGTCACGCTCGCAACTCAAACAGCTTTGGGCTCTCGCCGATGTCAAACGACAGGGGTTTTTGGGTTTCCCGGAGTTCGTTACTGCAATGCAG TTGGTTTCGCTGGCGCAAGCAGGGCAAGAACTTAACTCAGATATTCTCAAAACTCAAG tTGATAAGGAAAATATTAAACCTCCTATATTGGAAGGACTCGACGCTTTGGTAGCA CAAAAGAGTTTAACAATTACTACCCCACCCGAAGTAAATG GGATTGCTCAGCCACAAGGGTTTCCAACTAATCGTTGGTTTGGTTCAAAATCTTCAAAGAAA TTACCTCTCAACTCCGTTACATCAATCATTGATGGCTTGAAGAGATTATATATCGAGAGGTTAAAGCCGTTGGAAGTTACTTACCGGTATAATGATTTTGTGTCTCCATTGTTG ACCAACACTGATTTTGATGCTAAACCCATGGTCATGCTTCTGGGTCAATATTCAACAGGAAAAACTACatttataaaacatttgttAAGATGTGATTATCCAG GAGCACATGTTGGACCAGAGCCTACCACTGATAGATTTGTTGTTGTCATG TCTGGACCTGATGAGAGGAGTATTCCTGGAAATACCATCGCTGTTGATGCTGACATGCCTTTCAGCGGCTTGACAACATTTGGAGGttcttttttatcaaagttccaATGTTCTCAAATGCCACATCCT CTGTTGGATGAAATAACACTTGTGGACACTCCTGGAGTCTTATCTGGAGAGAAACAGAGGACTCAACGAAGCTATGATTTCACTGGTGTCGTGTCTTGGTTTGCTGCAAAATGCGACCTCATTCTTCTCCTGTTTGATCCTCATAAACTAGACATCAGTGATGAGTTTAAACGTGTAATCACATCTTTACGTGGTAATGATGACAAGATACGAGTGGTTTTGAATAAGGCTGATCAAGTTGATACTCAACAA CTTATGAGAGTGTATGGAGCGTTGATGTGGTCATTGGGGAAAGTTCTAAATACACCCGAAGTTTCACGTGTATACATTGG CTCATTTAACGATAAGCCTATAGATGAAGACTTCGTAAGTCCATTAGGACGGGATCTGTTTGAGAAGGAACAAAGTGATCTGCTTGCAGATTTGCTAGATATTCCAAAGAAGTCATGCGATCGCCGG ATCAACGAATTTGTGAAACGTGCTAGATCTGCTAAAATTCATGCGCATATAATTAGCCACCTTAAGAAAGAGATGCCTGCAATAATGGGCAAAGCGAAGGCTCAACAGAGACTTATTGACAATCTTGAGGAAGAATTTGCAAAG GTCCAAAGAGAGTTTCATCTACCTGCTGGTGATTTCCCCAGTGTTGAACACTTCAGAGAAGTTTTGATTGGTTATAGCATCGACAAATTTGAGAAACTAAAGCCCAAAATGATTCAAGCCGTGGATGACATGCTTGGATATGAAATACCAGAGCTTTTAAAGAAATTCAGAAATCCTTAtgattaa